AGATCGCGGTCACGCTGATCGCGCAGAAGCAGTCGCTGTTCGAGGATCTCGAGCGCGCCGAGGCCGACCTCGAGAGCGTGCGCGGCGAGGCGGCCGAGGCGAAGAACAACCTCGTGCGCTTCCGCGAGGAGATCCGGTCGCTCGTGCGCGAGAAGGGGCGCATGCTGGCGACGCTCGCGAACGCGCAGGCGCGCCGCCGGCTCCAGTTCGCACTCGAGGGCATGTCGGTCGACGCGGAGATGGCGGCGCTCGAGAGCGTGCGCGAGCACATCGGGCGCATGGCGACGGAAGGGCGCATCGACCACGAGCTCGGCGACGACGGCTCGCTGCGCCGCAAGCTTCGCGCCTTCCGCGACGAGGCGCGGTACGAGTCCGCGCGCGCCGAGCTCGCGCAGGTGAAGGCGGAGCTCGGCCGCAACGTGCTGCCCGCGACGGCGCGCGTCGCGGCGGCCGGCGTCGCCGCAGCCGGCTGAGCGCAGCCTCGAGCCCGAACGGGCCATGCGAGGGCCGCACCGCCGGAGCGCGGTGCGGCCCTTCGCCGTCCGGCGCCGCGAGAGGCGCGGCGCCGATGCTATGTTGCCCCGCCGCCGGACGCGCGGCGGAGGTCGACCGTGGAGCTGCTGCTCGTCCGCCATGGCCTGCCGCTGCGCGTCGAGCGCGCGGACGGCCGCCCCGCGGACCCGTCGCTCGCGCCCGAGGGCGTGTGGCAGGCCCGGCGCGTCGCGCGTTTCCTCGCTCGCGAGCGCATCGCCGCCGTCGTGGCGAGCCCGCTCCGCCGTGCGAAGGAGACGGCCGCGCCGCTCGCGGAGGCGCTCGGCCTCGACGTCGCGGTCGAGCCCCGCATCCGCGAGGCGGATGCCGACGCGTCGTCCTACGTCCCGCTCGAGGAGCTCAAGCGCGACGATCGCGCGGCCTGGGAGGCCGCGATCCGCGGCGGCATCTTCGGCGGCGGCGATCCGCGCGCGTTCCAGCGCGACGTCGTCGACGCGCTCGAAGGCGTGATCGCATCGCACCCCGGAGGCCGCGTCGCCGTCTTCTGCCACGGCGGCGTGATCAACGCGTGGGCCGCGCACGTGCTCGGCATCGACGACCTGCTCTTCCTCGACGCGCGCTACACGAGCGTGAGCCGCTTCCTCGCGGCGTCGAGCGGCGAGCGGTCGGTCGCGAGCCTCAACGAGACCGCGCACCTGCGGGCCGACCTCTTCGACGACGTCCCCGACGTCTCCGATGGCGTCGACGCGGCCGCGCGCGGTGGCGCGACGGCCGCGCGATGAGCGCGGACGCAGCGGTCGCCGTCGCGCTCGTCGGGGCGCTGGCGACGGCCTTCGCCGCCCGCGCCGTGCTCCGCGGGAAACGTCCGGGCGCCTTCGCGCGCGCGGCTCGCGCCGACGAGCCCGCGAGCTCCCGCGCGCGCGACGGCGTCGGCGACGGTGCCTCCGACGTCGCCCCGACGATCGACGCCGATCACGCCTTCCTGCTCGCGCGCTGCGCGGGCGACGAGGGCGAGGTGTTCCGGCGGCTCGAGGCCGAGATCCGTCGCAACCCCTCGCTCGACGAGCGGGAGGCCTATCGCCGCGCAGTGCGCACGTGGTTCCTCGAAGCCCGCGGCGGCACGCACGGCACGATCGGCGAAGGGGTCGAGGACGTCTGGCTCTGAGGCCGGGCGCGTCCGCCCTCGGTCGTTCCCCCGAGAGTTGCTCGCATAACACTGGATTCTTCCGTTGAGACTCAAGCCGGCAGCTTCCGCTCCCGATGGCGGCCCGCAGGAGGGATTCGCATCGTGCGGCACCTGCTCGCCTTCATGTCTCCGGGGCGTCCGTGCTTTCCCGAGGCGCTGAGCGCCGGGGACCCGGTCGAGCGCCATGTCTACATGCAGCTGACCGTCGAGCGCTTCGACGCGCTCGACCGTCCGCTGCGCGTCCTCGAAGTGGGGAGCTGGCTCGGCTTCTCGGCCCTGACCTGGGCCGAGGCGCTCGCCCGCCGCGCGCACGGGGGCAGCGTGCTCTGCGTCGACCCCTGGGCGCCCTATCACACGGACGAGGACGCGCGCACGCTCGACTTCCCGCTCCGCATGGATGCCGCGCTGCGCGCCGACATCCCCTACGAGGTCTTCCTCCACAACGTCCGCTGTGCGCCGCGCGGCGTCCCGATCGACCACCTGCGCGGCCGCAGCCGCGACGTGCTCCGCTACCTGCGCGACGGCTGGTTCGACGTCGTGTACGTCGACGGCTCGCACTACTACGAGGACGTGCTCGTCGACCTGCGCGAGGCGCTCCGCGTCACGCGCGCCGGCGGCATCGTCTGCGGCGACGACCTCGAGCGGCAGATCGGAGACGACGACGCCGCGCGCGGAATCG
This genomic interval from Myxococcota bacterium contains the following:
- a CDS encoding PspA/IM30 family protein, with protein sequence MTKSDERPGMWSRFRSLAHGLFAGWVRRRENRSPELVYEQAIEGRVRQYRELKQAVAGILYMRTKLEGEIGERRAEIARLHDDIRRAVRGGKEEIAVTLIAQKQSLFEDLERAEADLESVRGEAAEAKNNLVRFREEIRSLVREKGRMLATLANAQARRRLQFALEGMSVDAEMAALESVREHIGRMATEGRIDHELGDDGSLRRKLRAFRDEARYESARAELAQVKAELGRNVLPATARVAAAGVAAAG
- a CDS encoding histidine phosphatase family protein, whose product is MELLLVRHGLPLRVERADGRPADPSLAPEGVWQARRVARFLARERIAAVVASPLRRAKETAAPLAEALGLDVAVEPRIREADADASSYVPLEELKRDDRAAWEAAIRGGIFGGGDPRAFQRDVVDALEGVIASHPGGRVAVFCHGGVINAWAAHVLGIDDLLFLDARYTSVSRFLAASSGERSVASLNETAHLRADLFDDVPDVSDGVDAAARGGATAAR
- a CDS encoding class I SAM-dependent methyltransferase; translated protein: MRHLLAFMSPGRPCFPEALSAGDPVERHVYMQLTVERFDALDRPLRVLEVGSWLGFSALTWAEALARRAHGGSVLCVDPWAPYHTDEDARTLDFPLRMDAALRADIPYEVFLHNVRCAPRGVPIDHLRGRSRDVLRYLRDGWFDVVYVDGSHYYEDVLVDLREALRVTRAGGIVCGDDLERQIGDDDAARGIEGVSLDEVVRDDGTDTKLLPRERWYHPGVTRAVDEVLGRVSAWDGYWAVERTAEGVRDVALAPGRVFVPRHFGPEATRRLRVPAASWSVA